In one Actinopolymorpha sp. NPDC004070 genomic region, the following are encoded:
- a CDS encoding GxGYxYP domain-containing protein codes for MTRTSPSRNQPSRVQPSRVHPSRRAFLAGGLAAGAAGAFLAAPSPAYAGETEGISWPARRELPAFTRPSHLDALMMAGDTAEDVKLLVTTLQGLVNRERPRIYVVVGKPSEGADTWLKDTHVPYTTFTDPWQVLDRHLHRAKGIVVYDPEVVETVNVATTIGALRGGVIASPDLAGKLTAAPYDLPVLDDLRGRFDSNLAATTWAFEHLWPRTSHRVLFGVNPGQSVPIPPDNWKDFQEVVREDRPIRDSSNRAVHDLDLSAFLGGEAVYLRFTDSQPADGWGPAVHRLTVRADGTVVADLTVGTDAERAALFDKGGSTVKPQSEGTDAHRFADGTNYFVYRLPVPDGTSKLVVSVDMWNQYLVFASKTAPAVSSDDRRPASQQLRDYAVATQAMPFWLASNDSPEETTLMERIFAAVDMGTPYLGWFTDEFNGVRLASRHGVYVLAADFLENASVFGGVRAPIRPQRVPAAPKPAKKVYLTFTFSEGDNLQYDQHRMRQLWDHPDRGKVPLNWSVSPLLADVAPVMMSHYLTTATAADTLVAGPSGPGYFFPSLWPEKELPKFLAATRSYLDRPGLDVMYALDDRPALTEASAAAYNDNLDLLGVFYNMWFVRSDTTVMDGDLPVSTQLAIGDRAVMRDRILANAEDFDGSAPVFVAVGVPAWDLTPGDIVWIVDQVRAKLGDDVAAVRGDHYFTLLRQAKGLAG; via the coding sequence ATGACGAGGACGTCACCCTCCCGAAACCAGCCCTCCCGAGTCCAGCCGTCCCGAGTCCACCCGTCCCGACGCGCCTTTCTGGCGGGCGGGCTCGCCGCCGGGGCCGCGGGCGCCTTCCTCGCCGCCCCCTCGCCGGCGTACGCCGGCGAGACGGAGGGGATCTCCTGGCCGGCGCGGCGGGAGTTGCCGGCGTTCACCCGGCCGAGCCACCTGGACGCGCTGATGATGGCCGGCGACACCGCCGAGGACGTGAAGTTGCTGGTCACCACGTTGCAGGGGCTGGTGAACCGCGAGCGGCCCCGCATCTACGTCGTCGTGGGCAAACCCAGCGAGGGCGCGGACACCTGGCTGAAGGACACCCACGTCCCGTACACCACGTTCACCGACCCCTGGCAGGTGCTCGACCGGCACCTGCACCGGGCGAAGGGGATCGTCGTCTACGACCCGGAGGTGGTGGAGACCGTCAACGTGGCCACCACGATCGGCGCGCTGCGGGGCGGGGTGATCGCCAGCCCCGATCTCGCCGGCAAGCTGACCGCCGCGCCGTACGACCTGCCCGTGCTGGACGACCTGCGCGGCCGGTTCGATTCGAACCTGGCGGCCACCACCTGGGCGTTCGAGCACCTGTGGCCGCGGACCAGCCACCGGGTGCTGTTCGGCGTCAACCCCGGCCAGAGTGTCCCGATCCCGCCGGACAACTGGAAGGACTTCCAGGAGGTCGTACGCGAGGACCGGCCGATCCGCGACTCCTCCAACCGCGCCGTGCACGACCTGGACCTGTCGGCGTTCCTCGGCGGCGAGGCCGTCTACCTGCGGTTCACCGACTCCCAGCCGGCCGACGGGTGGGGTCCCGCGGTGCACCGGCTCACCGTCCGGGCCGACGGCACGGTGGTCGCCGACCTCACCGTAGGCACAGACGCGGAGCGGGCGGCGCTGTTCGACAAGGGCGGCTCGACCGTCAAGCCGCAGTCGGAGGGCACCGACGCGCACCGGTTCGCCGACGGGACGAACTACTTCGTCTACCGGCTGCCCGTGCCGGACGGCACCTCGAAGCTGGTCGTCTCGGTCGACATGTGGAACCAGTACCTCGTCTTCGCATCCAAGACCGCGCCCGCCGTCTCCTCCGACGACCGCCGCCCGGCCTCCCAGCAGTTGCGCGACTACGCGGTGGCCACCCAGGCGATGCCGTTCTGGCTGGCGTCCAACGACAGCCCGGAGGAGACCACGCTGATGGAGCGGATCTTCGCCGCGGTCGACATGGGTACGCCGTACCTCGGCTGGTTCACCGACGAGTTCAACGGCGTGCGGCTCGCGTCCCGGCACGGCGTCTACGTGCTGGCCGCGGACTTCCTGGAGAACGCCTCGGTGTTCGGCGGAGTGCGCGCGCCCATCCGGCCGCAGCGGGTGCCGGCCGCGCCGAAGCCGGCGAAGAAGGTCTACCTCACGTTCACCTTCAGCGAGGGCGACAACCTGCAGTACGACCAGCACCGGATGCGGCAGCTGTGGGACCACCCCGACCGCGGGAAGGTGCCGCTGAACTGGTCGGTCAGCCCGCTCCTCGCCGACGTCGCCCCGGTGATGATGAGCCACTACCTGACGACCGCGACCGCGGCGGACACGCTGGTCGCCGGGCCGAGCGGTCCGGGCTACTTCTTCCCGTCTCTGTGGCCGGAGAAGGAGCTGCCGAAGTTCCTCGCCGCCACCCGGTCCTACCTCGACCGGCCCGGACTGGACGTGATGTACGCGCTGGACGACCGGCCGGCGCTGACCGAGGCCTCCGCCGCGGCGTACAACGACAACCTCGACCTGCTCGGCGTCTTCTACAACATGTGGTTCGTACGCAGCGACACCACCGTGATGGACGGCGACCTGCCGGTGTCGACCCAGCTTGCCATCGGCGACCGCGCGGTGATGCGGGACCGGATCCTGGCCAACGCGGAGGACTTCGACGGCAGCGCGCCCGTGTTCGTCGCGGTGGGCGTACCGGCCTGGGACCTCACCCCGGGCGACATCGTCTGGATCGTCGACCAGGTGCGGGCGAAGCTCGGGGACGACGTCGCCGCCGTACGCGGCGACCACTACTTCACGCTGCTCCGGCAGGCGAAGGGGCTGGCGGGCTGA
- a CDS encoding fumarate reductase/succinate dehydrogenase flavoprotein subunit, whose protein sequence is MSTVEPRNTGERHSYDVVVVGAGGAGLRAAIAAHDAGARTAIVCKSLLGKAHTVMAEGGIAAAMGNAWPEDNWKVHFRDTMRGGKMLNNWRMAQLHAQEAPDRVLELEEWGALFDRTNDGLISQRDFGGHRYARLAHVGDRTGLEMIRTLQQRAVALGIDVFMECTITEILKDGDRVAGAFGYWRESGRLITFEAPSVVLATGGIGKSFKVTSNSWEYTGDGHALAVRAGASLINMEFVQFHPTGMVWPPSVRGILVTESVRGDGGVLKNSEGRRFMFDYIPDFFKAETADSIEEADRWYTDKKNNRRPPELLPRDEVARAINSEVKAGRGTPHGGIYLDIASRRDPDYIMRRLPSMYHQFKELADVDITKEPMEIGPTCHYVMGGVEVDPDTAVSIVPGLYAAGEVAGGMHGSNRLGGNSLSDLLVFGRRAGLNAAYYAARTQDAPVTVDEDAVQAAADAALAPFAEEGGENPYTVQKDLQEVMHNLVGIIRTADELEQALGEIEKLAERARHLTVEGNRQYNPGWHLAIDLQNMLWVSECIAKAALTRTESRGGHTRDDYPMTDQDWGTKNIVLRRHDDSVELAIQPLPQMPAELKALFEEK, encoded by the coding sequence ATGAGCACAGTCGAACCCCGCAACACAGGCGAGCGGCACTCCTACGACGTGGTGGTGGTCGGCGCAGGCGGCGCGGGTCTGCGGGCCGCGATCGCCGCCCACGACGCGGGCGCCCGTACGGCCATCGTCTGCAAGTCCCTGCTCGGCAAGGCGCACACGGTGATGGCCGAGGGCGGGATCGCCGCGGCCATGGGCAACGCCTGGCCGGAGGACAACTGGAAGGTGCACTTCCGCGACACCATGCGTGGCGGGAAGATGCTGAACAACTGGCGGATGGCCCAGCTGCACGCCCAGGAGGCGCCCGACCGGGTGCTCGAACTGGAGGAGTGGGGCGCGCTGTTCGACCGTACGAACGACGGGCTGATCTCCCAGCGCGACTTCGGCGGCCACCGCTACGCCCGGCTCGCCCACGTCGGTGACCGCACCGGCCTGGAGATGATCCGCACCCTGCAGCAGCGCGCTGTCGCCCTCGGGATCGACGTGTTCATGGAGTGCACGATCACCGAGATCCTCAAGGACGGCGACCGGGTGGCCGGCGCCTTCGGCTACTGGCGCGAGAGCGGCCGGCTGATCACGTTCGAGGCGCCCTCGGTCGTGCTGGCGACCGGCGGCATCGGCAAGTCGTTCAAGGTGACGTCGAACTCCTGGGAGTACACCGGCGACGGGCACGCGCTGGCGGTGCGGGCGGGCGCGAGCCTGATCAACATGGAGTTCGTGCAGTTCCACCCGACGGGGATGGTGTGGCCGCCGTCGGTGCGCGGGATCCTGGTCACGGAGTCGGTACGCGGTGACGGCGGAGTGCTGAAGAACTCCGAGGGCCGGCGGTTCATGTTCGACTACATCCCGGACTTCTTCAAGGCGGAGACGGCCGACTCCATCGAGGAGGCCGACCGGTGGTACACCGACAAGAAGAACAACCGGCGCCCACCTGAGCTGCTCCCCCGCGACGAGGTGGCCCGGGCCATCAACTCCGAGGTGAAGGCCGGCCGCGGCACCCCGCACGGCGGGATCTACCTCGACATCGCCTCCCGGCGCGACCCGGACTACATCATGCGGCGGCTGCCGTCGATGTACCACCAGTTCAAGGAGCTGGCCGACGTCGACATCACCAAGGAGCCGATGGAGATCGGGCCCACCTGCCACTACGTGATGGGTGGCGTGGAGGTCGACCCGGACACCGCCGTTTCGATCGTGCCCGGGCTGTACGCCGCGGGTGAGGTCGCGGGCGGCATGCACGGCTCCAACCGGCTCGGCGGCAACTCGCTGTCGGACCTGCTGGTGTTCGGCCGCCGGGCGGGCCTGAACGCCGCCTACTACGCCGCGCGCACCCAGGACGCGCCGGTCACCGTCGACGAGGACGCCGTGCAGGCGGCGGCCGACGCGGCGCTGGCGCCGTTCGCGGAGGAGGGCGGCGAGAACCCCTACACCGTCCAGAAGGACCTGCAGGAGGTCATGCACAACCTGGTCGGCATCATCCGCACCGCGGACGAGCTGGAGCAGGCGCTCGGCGAGATCGAGAAGCTGGCCGAACGTGCCCGCCACCTCACGGTGGAGGGCAACCGCCAGTACAACCCGGGCTGGCACCTCGCGATCGACCTGCAGAACATGCTCTGGGTGTCGGAGTGCATCGCGAAGGCGGCGCTGACCCGGACCGAGAGCCGCGGCGGGCACACCCGCGACGACTACCCGATGACGGACCAGGACTGGGGCACGAAGAACATCGTGCTGCGGCGGCACGACGACTCGGTCGAACTCGCGATCCAGCCCCTTCCGCAGATGCCGGCCGAGCTCAAGGCGCTCTTCGAGGAGAAGTGA
- a CDS encoding succinate dehydrogenase/fumarate reductase iron-sulfur subunit, with translation MGYNLSMRLWRGDVDGGALADFTVEVEEGEVVLDAIHRVQATQAGDLAVRWNCKAGKCGSCSAEINGRPKLMCMTRLSEYDQSETITVTPLRTFPVIKDLVTDVSFNYEKAKEVPAFAPTAPDADGKRRMAQVDVERGQEFRKCIECFLCQDTCHVVRDHEENKPAFAGPRFFLRYAELDMHPLDTNDRRKLAQSAAGLSMCNITKCCTEVCPEHIKITDNAIIPMKERVVDRKYDPLVWLGSKIFRRDQREEV, from the coding sequence ATGGGATACAACCTGTCCATGCGGTTGTGGCGCGGCGACGTCGACGGTGGCGCCCTGGCCGACTTCACCGTCGAGGTCGAGGAGGGCGAGGTCGTCCTCGACGCGATCCACCGGGTCCAGGCAACCCAGGCCGGTGACCTCGCCGTCCGGTGGAACTGCAAGGCCGGCAAGTGCGGCTCGTGCAGCGCGGAGATCAACGGCCGGCCGAAGCTGATGTGCATGACCCGGCTGTCGGAGTACGACCAGTCCGAGACGATCACGGTGACGCCCCTGCGGACGTTCCCGGTGATCAAGGACCTGGTGACCGACGTCTCGTTCAACTACGAGAAGGCCAAGGAGGTCCCGGCGTTCGCGCCGACCGCTCCGGACGCCGACGGCAAGCGGCGGATGGCGCAGGTCGACGTGGAGCGGGGCCAGGAGTTCCGCAAGTGCATCGAGTGCTTCCTGTGCCAGGACACCTGCCACGTGGTGCGTGACCACGAGGAGAACAAGCCGGCGTTCGCGGGGCCGAGGTTCTTCCTGCGGTACGCCGAACTCGACATGCACCCGCTGGACACCAACGATCGGCGCAAGCTGGCCCAGTCGGCCGCCGGCCTGAGCATGTGCAACATCACCAAGTGCTGCACCGAGGTCTGCCCCGAGCACATCAAGATCACCGACAACGCGATCATCCCGATGAAGGAACGCGTCGTCGACCGCAAGTACGACCCGCTGGTCTGGCTGGGTTCGAAGATCTTCCGCCGCGACCAGCGCGAAGAGGTCTGA
- a CDS encoding YbaB/EbfC family nucleoid-associated protein, with amino-acid sequence MTDPWGASADMVGRLQEQLARARQASAPDDPDAASAPAGTGEVLDGRLRVTLTAGRVSAVHLDPRALRLPSEDLAAAIQEAVNAAIDAHNEQATAGLPGVPPLAELSRTLDEVTDASRRAMAQSAQAMREALAGVQRVSELHRRRPAG; translated from the coding sequence ATGACCGATCCGTGGGGTGCGTCTGCGGACATGGTGGGCCGCCTGCAGGAACAACTTGCCAGGGCGCGTCAGGCGTCCGCCCCGGACGACCCGGACGCCGCCTCCGCCCCTGCCGGGACGGGTGAGGTGCTGGACGGACGGCTGCGGGTCACGCTGACCGCCGGCAGGGTGAGTGCCGTGCACCTCGATCCGCGCGCGCTGAGGTTGCCGAGCGAGGACCTCGCGGCCGCGATCCAGGAGGCGGTCAACGCGGCCATCGACGCGCACAACGAGCAGGCGACCGCCGGCCTGCCCGGAGTGCCGCCGCTGGCCGAACTCAGCCGAACGCTGGACGAGGTGACCGACGCGTCCCGGCGGGCGATGGCGCAGTCCGCGCAGGCGATGCGGGAAGCGCTCGCGGGCGTCCAGCGAGTCTCCGAACTCCACCGGCGACGCCCCGCGGGCTGA